A region of Myxococcus stipitatus DSM 14675 DNA encodes the following proteins:
- the surE gene encoding 5'/3'-nucleotidase SurE — MPKPRILVSNDDGYFSEGLQALVEAVSPLGEVWVVAPDREQSAASHAISLHRPLRIKEVRERWFAVDGTPTDCAYLAIVHLLKDARPTLMVSGINHGSNLAEDVTYSGTVAAAMEGALLGIPAIAFSLVARGTFDFAPAARFARSIVTTALERPLPPRMLLNVNIPGGVEPDGYSVTRLGRHSYGYSVVEKEDPRGRKYYWIGGSEYQHEDIPGSDCNAVHLGRRVSVTPLHLDLTDHGRLEDLGSWSLPGYARHEPDGA, encoded by the coding sequence ATGCCGAAACCGCGCATCCTCGTGTCCAACGACGACGGCTATTTCTCCGAAGGACTTCAGGCACTGGTGGAGGCGGTGAGTCCCCTGGGAGAGGTCTGGGTGGTGGCGCCGGACCGCGAGCAGAGCGCCGCGTCCCACGCCATCTCCCTGCACCGGCCCCTGCGCATCAAGGAGGTCCGGGAGCGGTGGTTCGCCGTGGATGGGACACCCACCGACTGCGCTTATCTGGCCATCGTCCATCTCCTGAAGGATGCTCGGCCCACGCTCATGGTGTCCGGCATCAACCACGGTTCGAATCTGGCGGAGGACGTCACCTACTCAGGTACGGTGGCGGCGGCGATGGAGGGGGCCCTGCTGGGGATTCCCGCCATCGCCTTCAGCCTCGTGGCGCGGGGGACGTTCGATTTCGCGCCCGCCGCCCGGTTTGCCCGCTCCATCGTGACGACGGCGCTGGAGCGCCCGCTGCCCCCGAGGATGTTGCTCAACGTGAACATCCCCGGCGGCGTGGAGCCGGACGGCTACAGCGTCACCCGCCTGGGCCGCCACTCGTACGGCTACAGCGTGGTGGAGAAGGAGGACCCGCGCGGCCGGAAGTACTACTGGATTGGCGGCAGCGAGTATCAGCACGAGGACATTCCAGGCAGCGACTGCAACGCCGTGCACCTGGGCCGGCGGGTGTCGGTGACGCCGCTCCACCTGGACCTCACGGACCATGGCCGACTCGAGGACCTGGGGAGCTGGAGTCTCCCGGGCTACGCTCGACACGAGCCGGATGGTGCCTAG
- the lexA gene encoding transcriptional repressor LexA has translation MEELTDRQREILSFIVKETETRGFPPTIREIGEHMDIRSTNGVNDHLKALERKGYLNRGEQQSRSLVPTKRARLLLGLGAKRDAGMIEVPLLGKVAAGAPLLAQEHMEDSVKIDSFLLGGVNGREVFALRVKGQSMIDDGIHDGDYLFVKKTPAAQPGDIVVALIEDEATVKRYYPEGDRIRFQPANATMQPIYVSRTEFRSTMILGLVVGVYRKMQGGRA, from the coding sequence ATGGAAGAGCTGACGGACCGCCAGCGCGAGATTCTCAGCTTCATCGTCAAGGAGACCGAGACGCGCGGTTTCCCGCCGACGATTCGGGAGATTGGCGAGCACATGGACATCCGCTCCACCAACGGGGTGAACGACCACCTCAAGGCGCTGGAGCGAAAGGGCTACCTGAACCGCGGCGAGCAGCAGAGCCGCTCGCTGGTGCCCACCAAGCGTGCCCGGCTGCTGCTGGGGCTGGGAGCCAAGCGGGATGCGGGGATGATCGAGGTCCCCCTGCTGGGCAAGGTGGCGGCGGGTGCGCCCCTGCTCGCCCAGGAGCACATGGAGGACTCGGTCAAGATCGACAGCTTCCTGCTGGGAGGCGTCAACGGCCGGGAGGTCTTCGCCCTGCGGGTGAAGGGCCAGTCGATGATTGACGACGGCATCCACGACGGCGACTACCTCTTCGTGAAGAAGACGCCGGCGGCCCAGCCGGGCGACATCGTGGTGGCGCTCATCGAGGACGAGGCCACGGTGAAGCGCTACTACCCGGAAGGCGACCGCATCCGCTTCCAGCCGGCGAACGCCACCATGCAGCCCATCTACGTGAGCCGGACGGAGTTCCGCTCGACGATGATCCTGGGCCTCGTGGTGGGCGTGTACCGCAAGATGCAGGGCGGGCGCGCGTAG
- a CDS encoding sensor histidine kinase: MRLYQQLVLFMLAATVLPLAAVGFLLLSSAEAELAARIDAEQRTQASATAEAVGASLMEVVDALARSAELINWQAATEAETVGGLRLLYGQSPAVSAVMKLDSQGRLVGSPVFRAQGSEGHPGFQADGVERMLSSVPVQPLRAGGKGQAALGSAYVLGESGRAAVTVAVKLAEGEDAPFALAEVVFAPLEAALRRRPPGALGRVDLVDEDRRILASSEPERRMTTLAPELVAHLLAPVATEPDSVRSFRVEGPPRRVSVARVTRGLRFDVVVEVDEASALAPVRAMRRTVLASIGAAFVVLLGFGALFTRRLNQRLSEVVQGAEAYGRGELDRRVAVRGQDELSELATTFNRMGEELESARARMLSWNDDLRVRVDEATQELRSAQAQLLEAQKLAAVGQLGAGVAHEINNPLAGILGNVQLLMLDRGPADPDLTTLRKIEQSAKRCKEITQNLLRFSQQRERADLRPVDLNAVVRDALSLTEHQVLSDGVTLVTQLAPGLGRVRADPGHLSQVVLALLSNARTAMLKSPTRRLTLRTGQRDGSTFLEVEDTGKGISPDIRPRIFEPFFTTKDVWSNVGLGLSVSWRVVTEAGGTLTVRSEVGQGACFIVELPRA, encoded by the coding sequence GTGAGGCTCTACCAGCAACTGGTCCTGTTCATGCTCGCGGCGACGGTGCTGCCGCTCGCCGCGGTCGGCTTCCTGCTCCTGTCGAGCGCGGAGGCGGAGCTCGCCGCGCGCATCGACGCCGAGCAACGCACCCAGGCTTCCGCCACCGCGGAGGCCGTGGGCGCCTCGCTGATGGAGGTCGTGGACGCGCTGGCGCGCTCCGCGGAGCTCATCAACTGGCAGGCCGCCACGGAGGCGGAGACGGTGGGAGGGCTGCGCCTGCTGTACGGCCAGTCCCCCGCGGTCAGCGCGGTGATGAAGCTGGACTCGCAGGGGCGGCTGGTGGGCTCACCCGTGTTCCGCGCGCAGGGCTCGGAGGGCCACCCGGGCTTCCAGGCGGATGGGGTGGAGCGGATGTTGAGCTCCGTGCCCGTGCAGCCGCTTCGCGCGGGCGGCAAGGGACAGGCGGCGCTCGGGAGCGCGTATGTCCTGGGGGAGAGTGGCCGCGCGGCGGTGACGGTGGCGGTGAAGCTGGCGGAGGGCGAGGACGCGCCCTTCGCCCTGGCCGAGGTCGTCTTCGCGCCGCTCGAGGCCGCCCTGCGCCGCCGCCCGCCCGGGGCGCTGGGGCGGGTGGACCTGGTGGACGAGGACCGGCGCATCCTCGCCAGCTCGGAGCCGGAGCGGCGGATGACGACGCTGGCCCCGGAGTTGGTCGCGCACCTGCTGGCCCCGGTCGCCACCGAGCCGGACTCCGTGCGCAGCTTCCGCGTGGAGGGGCCGCCCCGTCGGGTGAGCGTGGCCCGAGTCACGCGCGGGCTTCGCTTCGACGTCGTGGTGGAGGTGGACGAGGCCTCGGCGCTGGCGCCGGTGCGGGCCATGCGGCGGACGGTGCTCGCCTCCATCGGCGCGGCCTTCGTGGTGCTGCTGGGCTTCGGCGCGCTCTTCACCCGGCGCTTGAACCAGCGGCTGTCGGAGGTCGTCCAGGGCGCGGAGGCGTACGGACGCGGAGAGCTGGACCGGCGTGTCGCCGTGCGCGGACAGGACGAGCTGAGCGAGCTGGCCACCACCTTCAACCGCATGGGCGAGGAGCTGGAGTCGGCGCGCGCGCGGATGCTGAGCTGGAACGACGACCTCCGCGTGCGCGTGGACGAGGCCACCCAGGAGCTGCGCAGCGCCCAGGCCCAGCTGCTCGAGGCGCAGAAGCTGGCGGCGGTGGGGCAGCTCGGCGCGGGCGTGGCACACGAAATCAACAACCCGCTGGCCGGCATCCTCGGCAACGTGCAGCTGCTCATGCTGGACCGCGGCCCGGCGGACCCGGACCTGACGACGCTGCGCAAGATCGAGCAGAGCGCCAAGCGCTGCAAGGAGATCACCCAGAACCTCCTGCGCTTCTCCCAGCAGCGCGAGCGCGCCGACCTGCGCCCGGTGGACCTCAACGCCGTGGTGCGCGACGCGCTCAGCCTCACGGAGCATCAAGTCCTCAGTGACGGAGTGACTCTTGTCACTCAGTTGGCGCCGGGCCTGGGCCGTGTTCGCGCGGACCCGGGGCACCTGTCGCAGGTCGTGCTGGCGCTGCTGTCCAACGCGCGCACGGCGATGCTGAAGTCACCCACCCGGCGGCTCACCCTGCGCACGGGGCAGCGGGACGGGAGCACCTTCCTGGAGGTGGAGGACACGGGGAAGGGCATCTCTCCCGACATCCGACCCCGCATCTTCGAGCCCTTCTTCACGACGAAGGACGTGTGGTCCAACGTGGGGTTGGGGTTGAGCGTGTCCTGGCGAGTCGTGACGGAGGCGGGAGGGACGCTGACGGTGCGCTCGGAGGTCGGGCAGGGGGCCTGCTTCATCGTGGAGTTGCCGAGGGCCTGA
- a CDS encoding peptidoglycan DD-metalloendopeptidase family protein, with amino-acid sequence MSPGTFSRASCSLLVLLLSALSAGCAATRASAPEPELTLEPTRSSAAPRAAGASSRGDDAPAAAPSGSFPFALRSAHAEPELVAVRHRVAPGETVYRIARTYGLTVEELKDANGIKDVRTLSVGQELTIPGVERSVPVEAPETLAAEADPEPVRTSRDAPPRRGGPVVARREEPARRPSSRPGAARPRLATQGMIDWPLRGVLYGRFGKKGREPHDGIDLAAPSGTPVKTAQEGTVLYAGEQRGYGNIVIVEHSNRLITLYAHNRDLRVRTGQKVRREQVIATVGESGKTSGPHLHFEVRLDGKPVDPLDYLGPMPPS; translated from the coding sequence TTGAGTCCGGGGACCTTCAGCCGAGCGAGCTGCTCGCTCCTGGTGCTGCTCCTGTCCGCGCTGTCCGCGGGCTGCGCGGCCACCCGAGCATCCGCTCCTGAACCCGAGCTCACCCTGGAGCCCACCCGGTCGTCCGCGGCCCCTCGCGCGGCGGGGGCTTCCTCGCGCGGGGACGATGCGCCCGCCGCCGCGCCCTCCGGCAGCTTTCCCTTCGCGCTGAGGTCCGCGCACGCGGAGCCGGAGCTGGTGGCGGTTCGGCACCGCGTCGCCCCGGGCGAGACGGTGTATCGCATCGCTCGCACCTACGGCCTCACGGTGGAGGAGCTCAAGGACGCCAACGGCATCAAGGACGTGCGGACCCTGTCCGTGGGGCAGGAGCTGACGATTCCCGGCGTGGAGCGCAGCGTGCCGGTGGAGGCCCCGGAGACCCTGGCCGCGGAGGCGGACCCCGAGCCCGTGCGCACGTCGCGGGATGCTCCGCCCCGTCGAGGAGGCCCGGTGGTGGCGCGGCGGGAGGAGCCCGCCCGCAGGCCCTCGTCGCGCCCCGGCGCCGCGCGGCCCCGACTGGCCACCCAGGGGATGATTGACTGGCCCCTCCGGGGTGTCCTCTACGGCCGCTTCGGGAAGAAGGGCCGAGAGCCTCACGACGGCATCGACCTGGCGGCCCCCTCCGGCACCCCCGTGAAGACGGCCCAGGAGGGCACGGTGCTCTACGCTGGCGAGCAGCGCGGCTACGGCAACATCGTCATCGTCGAGCACTCCAACCGGCTCATCACCCTCTACGCCCACAACCGGGACTTGCGCGTGCGCACCGGGCAGAAGGTACGCAGGGAGCAGGTCATCGCCACCGTGGGTGAGTCTGGCAAGACGTCCGGTCCCCACCTGCATTTCGAGGTGCGCCTGGATGGCAAGCCCGTGGATCCCCTCGACTATCTGGGGCCGATGCCGCCCTCGTAA
- a CDS encoding tetratricopeptide repeat protein, producing MNSRLRALPLIALLASAACDERPSVTPKDHAEGLYVKGTAEYLQGHFEAALASYEQMHALAPNDPRLPAARGEVYISMGKLPEASTEFEAALKLEPKRSTNWSRLGFVQAQLGKTDEALGSLRKAVALYPNDFNALEQLAEIHLKKGELDDAVRHFTLAAGAASGESKSELLLRAFEVLGKQDRHAELLALAQKSVNEGVRSSGVYTTLGDSLVRAGKLREAAAAYQEAAGLAPRDPTLWELVGTIHLQLDKPGDAIAAYKESLRVKDRAIVHVALARIQLAMKSQEGAEQELAEALESVQGNDVRELKELADLLVTMGRKPDALRILANLSAEHDLQKDVALQLATAKLAHELKDVALRTAACARAAAADPAVKKCP from the coding sequence ATGAACTCGCGCCTGCGCGCCTTGCCGCTGATTGCCCTGCTCGCCTCCGCCGCGTGTGACGAGCGTCCCAGTGTGACGCCGAAGGACCACGCGGAGGGGCTCTACGTCAAAGGCACCGCCGAGTACCTCCAGGGTCACTTCGAGGCGGCGCTCGCCTCGTACGAGCAGATGCACGCGCTGGCCCCCAATGATCCGCGCCTGCCCGCGGCCCGAGGCGAGGTCTATATCTCCATGGGCAAGCTCCCCGAGGCCTCCACCGAGTTCGAGGCCGCGCTCAAGCTGGAGCCCAAGCGCTCCACCAACTGGAGCCGCCTGGGCTTCGTCCAGGCCCAGCTTGGAAAGACGGACGAGGCGCTGGGCTCGCTGCGCAAGGCCGTGGCCCTGTACCCCAACGACTTCAACGCGCTGGAGCAACTGGCGGAGATCCACCTCAAGAAGGGGGAGCTCGACGACGCCGTCCGCCACTTCACCCTGGCCGCCGGGGCCGCCTCGGGGGAGTCGAAGTCGGAGCTCCTCCTGCGCGCGTTCGAGGTGCTCGGCAAGCAGGACCGCCACGCGGAGCTGCTCGCGCTCGCGCAGAAGTCCGTGAACGAGGGCGTGCGCTCCTCGGGCGTGTACACCACGCTGGGGGACTCGCTGGTGCGCGCGGGCAAGCTGCGCGAGGCCGCCGCCGCGTATCAGGAGGCCGCGGGCCTGGCGCCCAGGGACCCGACACTCTGGGAGCTGGTGGGCACCATCCATCTGCAGCTGGACAAGCCCGGAGATGCCATCGCCGCGTACAAGGAATCCCTGCGCGTGAAGGACCGCGCCATCGTCCACGTGGCGCTGGCCCGCATCCAGCTCGCCATGAAGAGCCAGGAGGGCGCGGAGCAGGAGCTCGCCGAGGCGCTGGAGTCCGTACAGGGCAACGACGTGCGCGAGCTGAAGGAGCTGGCCGACCTGCTCGTCACCATGGGGCGCAAGCCGGACGCGCTGCGCATCCTGGCCAACCTGAGCGCCGAGCATGACTTGCAGAAGGACGTCGCCCTTCAGCTCGCCACGGCGAAGCTCGCCCACGAGCTGAAGGATGTGGCCCTGCGGACCGCCGCCTGTGCCCGCGCGGCCGCCGCGGACCCCGCCGTGAAGAAGTGCCCCTGA
- a CDS encoding response regulator, with the protein MSELRHTLLFVDDEADVLDILSRMFQRRYRVLTALSGQAALEVLRREQVDVLVTDQRMPEMTGIELAATARAEGFDVTTLLLTGFTDPDDLIAAINQGQVYRYITKPWDVNDLLITVKNAVEYTQLRRDKERLIRQLHQRVEALFVLYEVSRASANDPASYDNIIDRVLIAVARVLPYDCGAALIAPDESRSATLRLRCHGTVGEQALLGVKESMLGAYRKSSGLLLPEDRVITRVAGTTTQDVAAPVVYPSQLTVNLVAGGRPVGMLSLFSQRADAFTEDDGVLLDVLANQTADAIQSLRSAEEEARHRMERMVESMADGVVLTDEKNDIVVMNPAARRLLRVGDDPTEHTSRMMEERLGFQPFHLVRGWEYSGTQVLREEVKLFDRHVQTTTTPVSDARGTLRGVCVVLRDITDQKRLEERKDEFVSMVSHELRTPLTSISGALDLVLNFMAGDINERQRRYLSLARDSTEKLNTIVDDLLDLSKFAKGRLRMNFEVAYLDELVQRVVEKYGPAFGEKRVLVTPKLPRHPLRVLADPNRLNQVLNNLLNNAVKFTPEGGEVRVELHATSSLPGYVVLSCWNSGDPIAEDSLERIFDRFEQARTKANRTVRGTGLGLAICRNIVESHGGRIWCEPCADGVRFMAVLPTEPPPELRQSEDSAEVPGPRRRESRGRVLVIEGEPEVGYIAKALMSARGYEVRLAFNAEEGLASARKHHPDMVLVSVRLPDVDGLRLAEILRHDPETRRAPLLLTSAFDERQRAFRAGADAFLVRPLTPDKLLASVDSLVRGRSGPAHGRVLVVDDDQKIAIICREVLENIGFDVMVAGSLDEGRRSLRERRPDVILLDVTLPDGDGFLFLEEIKAERASGHISVIFISARAETSSKVRALKLGGDDYLTKPFDALELGARVESVLRRKEQELSASPTTQLPGSTAIEREVQRRLVARRPFAFCYLDLDNLKAYNDYYGFAKADGVVRQTGDLMREIFAQEGVPGDFLGHVAGDDFVFIAAPESVDRVCQTAIETFDRIIPLYYDRQDRERGHIEAEDRFGERRRFPIMSVSIVAVMTDGTQDHAELARRAADMKKRAKAIQGSVYLRSDREQVVRSVAG; encoded by the coding sequence TTGTCCGAGCTCCGCCACACGCTGCTCTTCGTCGACGACGAGGCCGACGTCCTGGACATCCTGTCGCGGATGTTTCAGCGCCGGTATCGCGTCCTCACGGCCCTGAGTGGTCAGGCCGCATTGGAAGTCCTCCGTCGCGAGCAGGTGGATGTGCTCGTCACGGACCAGCGCATGCCGGAGATGACGGGCATCGAGCTGGCGGCGACCGCACGCGCCGAGGGCTTCGATGTCACCACGCTGTTGTTGACGGGGTTCACGGACCCCGACGACCTCATCGCGGCCATCAACCAGGGACAGGTGTATCGCTACATCACCAAGCCCTGGGACGTGAACGACCTGCTCATCACCGTGAAGAACGCGGTGGAGTACACGCAGCTGCGGCGGGACAAGGAGAGGCTCATCCGCCAGCTCCACCAGCGCGTGGAAGCGCTCTTCGTCCTGTACGAGGTGAGCCGCGCCAGCGCGAACGACCCGGCCAGCTACGACAACATCATCGACCGCGTGCTCATCGCCGTGGCGCGGGTGCTGCCGTACGACTGCGGCGCGGCGCTCATCGCTCCGGATGAGTCTCGCAGCGCGACGCTGCGGCTGCGCTGCCATGGCACCGTGGGCGAGCAGGCGCTGCTCGGCGTGAAGGAGTCGATGCTCGGCGCGTACCGCAAGAGCAGCGGCCTGTTGTTGCCGGAGGACCGGGTCATCACCCGCGTGGCGGGGACGACGACCCAGGACGTGGCGGCGCCGGTGGTGTACCCCAGCCAGCTCACGGTGAACCTGGTGGCTGGAGGCCGCCCGGTGGGCATGTTGTCGCTCTTCAGCCAGCGCGCGGACGCCTTCACCGAGGACGACGGCGTGCTGCTGGACGTGCTCGCCAACCAGACGGCGGACGCTATCCAGTCCCTGCGCTCGGCGGAGGAGGAAGCCCGCCACCGCATGGAGCGGATGGTGGAGTCCATGGCCGACGGCGTGGTGCTCACCGACGAGAAGAACGACATCGTCGTGATGAACCCCGCGGCGCGGCGGCTGCTGCGCGTGGGCGATGACCCGACGGAGCACACCAGCCGGATGATGGAGGAGCGGCTGGGCTTCCAGCCCTTCCACCTGGTGCGAGGCTGGGAGTACAGCGGCACGCAGGTGCTGCGCGAGGAGGTGAAGCTCTTCGACCGCCACGTGCAGACGACCACCACGCCCGTGAGCGACGCGCGCGGGACGCTGCGAGGCGTGTGCGTGGTGCTGCGCGACATCACCGACCAGAAGCGCCTGGAGGAGCGCAAGGACGAGTTCGTCTCCATGGTGAGCCACGAGCTGCGCACGCCGCTCACGTCCATCTCCGGCGCGCTGGACCTGGTGCTCAACTTCATGGCGGGCGACATCAACGAGCGGCAGCGCCGCTACCTGTCGCTCGCGCGGGACTCGACGGAGAAGCTCAACACCATCGTCGACGACCTCTTGGACCTGTCGAAGTTCGCCAAGGGCCGCCTGCGGATGAACTTCGAGGTGGCCTACCTGGACGAGCTCGTCCAGCGGGTGGTGGAGAAGTACGGCCCGGCCTTCGGCGAGAAGCGCGTGCTGGTGACGCCCAAGCTGCCGCGCCATCCGCTGCGTGTCCTGGCGGACCCGAACCGGCTCAACCAGGTCCTCAACAACCTGCTCAACAACGCGGTGAAGTTCACCCCGGAGGGCGGCGAGGTGCGCGTGGAGCTGCACGCCACGTCCAGCCTCCCCGGCTACGTGGTGCTCTCCTGCTGGAACAGCGGAGACCCCATCGCCGAGGACAGCCTGGAGCGCATCTTCGACCGCTTCGAGCAGGCGCGCACCAAGGCGAACCGCACCGTGCGCGGCACGGGCCTGGGCCTGGCCATCTGCCGCAACATCGTGGAGTCCCACGGCGGCCGCATCTGGTGTGAGCCGTGCGCGGACGGCGTGCGCTTCATGGCGGTGCTGCCCACGGAGCCGCCGCCGGAGCTGCGGCAGTCGGAGGACTCGGCGGAGGTGCCCGGGCCTCGCAGGCGCGAGAGCCGGGGGCGGGTGCTGGTCATCGAGGGCGAGCCCGAGGTGGGCTACATCGCCAAGGCGCTGATGTCCGCGCGGGGCTACGAGGTTCGGCTGGCCTTCAACGCCGAGGAGGGCCTGGCGAGCGCTCGCAAGCATCATCCGGACATGGTGCTGGTGTCCGTGCGGTTGCCGGACGTCGACGGGCTGCGGCTGGCGGAGATCCTCCGGCATGACCCGGAGACGCGCCGCGCGCCGCTGCTGCTCACGTCCGCCTTCGACGAGCGCCAGCGCGCCTTCCGCGCGGGGGCCGATGCGTTCCTGGTGCGGCCGCTGACGCCGGACAAGCTCCTGGCCTCGGTGGACTCGCTGGTGCGAGGCCGCTCCGGTCCGGCCCACGGGCGGGTGCTGGTGGTGGACGACGACCAGAAGATCGCCATCATCTGCCGCGAGGTGCTGGAGAACATCGGCTTCGACGTGATGGTGGCGGGCTCGCTGGACGAGGGGCGCCGCTCCCTGCGCGAGCGCCGGCCGGACGTCATCCTGCTGGACGTGACGCTGCCGGATGGCGACGGCTTCCTCTTCCTGGAGGAGATCAAGGCCGAGCGCGCCAGCGGCCACATCTCCGTCATCTTCATCTCCGCGCGCGCGGAGACGTCCTCGAAGGTGCGCGCCCTCAAGCTGGGCGGCGACGACTACCTCACCAAGCCCTTCGACGCGCTGGAGCTGGGCGCCCGGGTGGAGAGCGTGCTGCGGCGCAAGGAGCAGGAGCTGTCCGCGTCGCCCACGACGCAGCTGCCGGGCTCCACGGCCATCGAGCGCGAGGTGCAGCGGCGCCTGGTGGCGCGGCGGCCCTTCGCCTTCTGCTACCTGGACCTGGACAACCTCAAGGCCTACAACGACTACTACGGCTTCGCGAAGGCGGACGGCGTCGTGCGTCAGACGGGTGACCTGATGCGTGAAATCTTCGCGCAGGAAGGGGTGCCCGGAGACTTCCTGGGCCATGTGGCCGGGGACGACTTCGTCTTCATCGCCGCGCCGGAGTCGGTGGACCGCGTCTGCCAGACGGCCATCGAGACCTTCGACCGCATCATCCCGCTGTACTACGACCGGCAGGACCGGGAGCGGGGCCACATCGAGGCAGAGGACCGCTTCGGGGAGCGCCGCCGCTTCCCCATCATGAGCGTGTCCATTGTCGCGGTGATGACCGACGGCACCCAGGACCACGCGGAGCTGGCACGTCGTGCGGCGGACATGAAGAAACGGGCCAAGGCCATCCAGGGCTCCGTCTACCTGCGCAGCGACCGGGAGCAGGTGGTACGCTCCGTCGCCGGGTGA
- a CDS encoding type II toxin-antitoxin system RatA family toxin: MPGATRTIVINAPIEKVFDVITQYDRYPEFLSEVKAIRTANRKGNTVDVHYTVEVMKTVRYSIRVVEERPTRMAWSFIEGEVMKDNKGSWVLEPEGEGKTRATYNVEMALGLLVPKTIVNALVETSLPKMLESFKRRAEAP, from the coding sequence ATGCCTGGCGCCACGCGGACCATCGTCATCAACGCCCCCATCGAGAAGGTGTTCGACGTCATCACCCAGTATGACCGCTACCCGGAGTTCCTCTCCGAGGTGAAGGCCATCCGCACCGCCAACCGCAAGGGCAACACCGTCGACGTCCACTACACCGTGGAGGTGATGAAGACGGTGCGCTACTCCATCCGCGTGGTGGAGGAGCGGCCCACCCGCATGGCCTGGTCCTTCATCGAGGGTGAGGTGATGAAGGACAACAAGGGCAGCTGGGTGCTGGAGCCCGAGGGCGAGGGGAAGACGCGCGCCACCTACAACGTGGAGATGGCCCTGGGCCTGCTCGTGCCGAAGACCATCGTCAACGCGTTGGTCGAAACGTCGCTGCCGAAGATGCTCGAGTCGTTCAAGCGCCGCGCCGAGGCCCCCTGA
- a CDS encoding ADP-ribosylglycohydrolase family protein: MPPPRRRNAPQGPDPLLAQRRRGALLGLAVGNALSVPTAHRPLLSAPFPTMADGPYSRMTGGGPRELRKGQVTEEVQLACCLGHSLRDLKRYDAADVLRRYRAWQPHAFEVSEALKEVLDECNSGLPPLGAARRVWLRGHRKTAGAGSLARIAPLGVYLSNDAKARTTATLEDSALTHFDPRSQLACAAFTAALAKAVTSGADLKPDDLLTAAESGLLVAGAALGRSAPDYVQEVSTASALLREDLARARDDDPRLYGPELHLHRTQHALHVAFRLAFWELLHAPTAEAALIDVVHRGGDTEVHAAVTGALVGAFHGEEALPAEWRKHVLEALATTKGPLWDVYHPRHLLSLVAT, translated from the coding sequence ATGCCGCCCCCCCGCCGACGCAACGCCCCTCAGGGGCCCGACCCCCTCCTCGCCCAGCGACGCCGAGGCGCCCTGCTGGGACTCGCGGTGGGTAACGCGCTCTCGGTGCCCACCGCGCACCGTCCGTTGCTGTCCGCGCCCTTCCCCACGATGGCGGATGGCCCCTACTCGCGCATGACGGGCGGCGGGCCTCGTGAGCTGCGCAAGGGACAGGTGACGGAGGAGGTGCAGCTCGCCTGCTGCCTGGGCCACAGTCTGCGAGACCTCAAGCGCTACGACGCCGCGGACGTCCTGCGCCGCTACCGCGCCTGGCAGCCCCACGCCTTCGAGGTCAGCGAGGCCCTGAAGGAAGTCCTCGACGAGTGCAACTCCGGCCTGCCTCCGCTGGGCGCGGCCCGGCGCGTCTGGCTGCGAGGACACCGGAAGACGGCGGGCGCGGGCAGCCTGGCGCGCATCGCCCCGCTGGGCGTGTATCTGTCGAACGACGCCAAGGCGCGCACGACCGCCACGCTGGAGGACTCCGCGCTCACGCACTTCGACCCGCGCAGCCAGCTCGCGTGCGCCGCCTTCACCGCCGCGCTCGCCAAGGCGGTGACGAGCGGCGCCGACCTCAAGCCCGACGACCTCCTCACCGCCGCCGAGTCAGGCCTGCTGGTCGCCGGCGCGGCGCTCGGACGCTCCGCGCCCGACTACGTGCAGGAGGTCTCCACCGCCTCCGCGCTGCTGCGCGAGGACCTGGCCCGCGCGCGCGACGACGACCCTCGCCTCTACGGACCAGAGCTGCACCTGCACCGCACCCAGCACGCCCTCCACGTCGCCTTCCGGCTGGCCTTCTGGGAGCTGCTCCACGCCCCCACGGCGGAGGCGGCCCTCATCGACGTCGTCCACCGGGGCGGCGACACGGAGGTCCACGCCGCGGTGACGGGCGCGCTGGTGGGGGCCTTCCACGGCGAGGAGGCCCTTCCCGCGGAGTGGCGCAAGCACGTGCTGGAGGCCCTGGCCACGACGAAGGGGCCCCTCTGGGACGTCTACCACCCGCGCCACCTCTTGAGCCTCGTCGCCACCTGA